The Polyangium mundeleinium genome contains the following window.
CGAGACGCGGGCGAGGAGGTTGTCGATGGCGCGCGAGACGAGGGCGTGCGCGCCTCGGCGGCCGACGATCCGGTCATGTGCATCGGGCGAAACCGAATAAAGCGGCACGTGGAAGCGTTTTTCCTCGGGGAGGGCCGCGACGACGTCGTCGCAGAAGGCCGGGTCGGCGAGGCGCGTGCACGGGGAGAAGACGTGCGCCGTGCGGTAGCCGAGGTCCTTCGCGCGGCGGAGGACGTCGAGGATCCGCGAATGCGCGAGCGGGTCGTATCCATTGATGCGAACCGCGCGCACGCCGCGCCGCCGGTTCGATTCGAGGTCGGCGAAGAGCCGGGCGAGCACGCGGTCGCCGCCGTCCTCGGGAGGGGCCGTCTCCTTGATCGAGCAAAACGCGCAGGATTGCTCGCAATCGGCGTCGATCGCGAGGTTCAGCACCTCGCCGTCGGCCGAGGACTCCGTTTCTTCGGGCGCGGACGGCAAGAGGAGCGCCGGGGCGACATCCGAGAGGATGTCCGGAAAAACGACGTCGAGCGCCTCGTGGTCGCGCAATTGCAGGACGAACGCGACGAGCGCGCGGAGCTCGTCCGCGCCGGGAGGATCGGCCGAGCCGAGCGCGAGGTGCTTGATCGAGAAATGGGTCGTCGTGGCGAACGCGGGTTTCATGTCGTCGCGGCGCCCGACGAGGAGGAGCAGCCTGCGCGCGTCCAATTCCCGGCGGAAATCCAGCACGAGCTCGAGGCCTCCATCGTGGGATTTTTGCAGGTACGAGCTCGGATAGACGTCGACGAGGGAAAACCCCGCGGCGGCGGGCGCGCCCTCGACGATCTCCGGCGAGAGCAGGGCGCGGAGGCCGTCGCGGCCGAAGATCAGGCGGCCTCGCTCGCGGGAGCGGCCGAGGGCCTCGGCGATCGTCTTTCCTGGGCTCTGTTCGAGCAGCGCGTCGATCGAGGCCGCGACGGCCATCACGAGCCGCGAGACCTCCTCCCGCCGCTCGGGCGTGCGCTCGGCGATCGCGCCGCGGTACCTCACGGCGCAGCGCGCGAGCCGCCGGAACACGGGGCCAGGCGCGCCGTGCGGCAGGACCGTGACCTCGACCCAGTCCGCGCTGCCTCTTGCCTCGAACCGCGCCGTGAGCCGGTCATCACCTTCGAGCAGGATGGCCTTGCAGGAAAACCCCCCGAGCCGGAGGGGCACGAGGGCCATCTCCATCCCCGACGCCTCCGGCCGCGCCAGCGCCGTCTCGTTTGTACTCAAACGGATCCCCCGCCGGCCTGGTCCCAGGCCTTCACCCACGCCGCGAAACGATCGATCGTGGCGCGGTCGCGGGCATAGATGCGAGATTGCTCCTTGTCGGGCACATCCTCGGAGAAATACACGATATCGTACCGGGACGAACGGCGGTACGCGGGCTCGGCCGGATCCGTGGGCGTGACGATGAACGAGAGGGTTCGTCCCTCCATTTCGAGCTCCACGACGGGCACGGTGCGGCGGAACGTGCGGAGGCGGGCGCCCTTGTTCTGCCAGCCCTCGGGGTTCGGGAAGGCGGGGCCGCCGAAATCACGGGCGAAGGAAGCGGAGAGCGCGTCGGCCAGGCGTTGCATCACGTCGGGTTCGGGCATGGGGCTCATCCGGCGGCGCGCGTGTCGCGTTCGAGGTCCTGGACCGACCGGGCAAAGGCCTCCGGATCGAGCTGCCGCAAGGCGAGGAGCGCAGCGACGCGGTGCAGGCGCGCCTCCGCGAGGTCCGACCGCACGAGCGCCTCGCGCGCCGATTGCGCCTGGCCTGCGCGGATCCGCGCGGTCGCGCGGGCGAGCGCGAAAGCGCCGAGCAAAAGGAGGAGCGCGCCGACGCCAAGGAGCAGCGACGCGAGGAGCGCGCCCTCCGGGGCGAACAGGGCCCGAAACCCTGCAATGGAGGCGAGGACGACGATCCCCACGAGCGCGACGACCGCGCCGATCGCGCCGAGCCGATCCATCCACGCCGCCCGCGCGTGCTGCCGCATCGCGATCCCGCGGTGCAGATCGGCCTCGCGATCGAGCCGAACGGCGAGCTCCGCGAGCGGATCCTCGCCGACGACCTCGGGCAGATCCGCCTGCGCGAGGATCTCCGAGGCCTGGGCCGCGGTCGGATCTTCGAGCGCGCGCAAGGCCGTGCCCGCGCCGCTCTTCACGGCCCGCGCCGCCCGGTCCGCCGCCGGCGCGACGCGACCTTCGATCGCCGCGCCCACGTCACGCGCGATGGTCTTCGCGCGGTCCTTGATCCGCGGAGCTTTCGGCTCGGCGTCGCCCTCGTCGGCCGTCGCCACCTTGCCCCAGCCGCCGCGCTCGGCTCTCGTCGTCTCTTCCATGGCTCGCGCTTTCTGCCCCAGGATCGGGGCAGAAACGATACAGAAACGCCCTTCGAGTGCCAAGCGCCGCCGCTCGCCGAGGGCGAACCGCCTTGCGACGAAGGGCCCGACTTCGATAGAGTCGCGGCTACCATGTGGGCCCGAGCGCAAAATTCCTCTCTGCCGGGCGCCCTCGCGCGCGCGGCCGCGCTTGCGCTCGTCGGAGGGTTGTTTCACGCCTCGGGATGTGGGCTCCGGGTCGCGGAGAGCCCGACGCAGCCGATCCCGTGTTTCCACGCGATGGACTGCCCGCCCTCGGACGATCCGTGTGTCGTGTCCACCTGCTTCGAGCAGCAGTGCGCGATGGTCGCGGCGGCGCAGAACACGGTGGTGCGCGAACAAAAAGCGGGCGATTGCCGCATGCAGGTATGCGACGGCAATGGCCACGTGATGGAGATCGACGACGAGGTCGACGTCCCGGCCGACGACGGCAACGAGTGCACGATGGCGCTCTGCAAGGAAGGCGCGGGCGTGCACGAGCCGGGCCCGATCGGCGAGTCGTGCGGCGAAAACGGCGTGTGCAACGGCAAAGGCGCGTGCGGCGCCTGCTTGCCGGAGGCCGAGCGCTGCGAGGGGAACGCGGTCGCGACGTGTAGCGCCGAGGGCGCGTGGGAGAAAGCGGCCTGCCCCGAGGGACGCCCGATCTGCGCGGGAAAGGCGTGCGTGGGGATCCGGCAAATCGCGGCCGGCGGGGCGCATACCTGCGCGCTCTTCGAGGATGGGTCGGCGCGTTGCTTCGGCGCGGCGGGCGTGCGGCGCGGCGCGTATGGAGCGCCGCCGGTCCCGGGCGTCGTGGGCGCGGTCGAGCTCGCGCTCGGGGGCGCGCACGCCTGCGCGCGTCGGGCCGACGGGACGGCGCTTTGCTGGGGTCACAATGCATTCGGCCAGATCGGCGACGGCACGACCGAAGGGCCTCGCCCGCCGACCCAAGTCCTCGGCCTCGCGGGCGCCACTGCGATCGCGGCGGGCGCGGCGCACACCTGCGCGATCGTGGGCGGCGGCAAGGTCGTCTGCTGGGGACGCGGCGACCGCGGGCAGCTCGGCGCGAAACCTCCGGGACCCGCAGGCAAACCCCCGGCGAGCGAGGTCCCTTCGCCTCTGCCTGCGTCTCCGGGCGGCGGCGCGCCTTCGGCCGTCGCGGGCCTCTTCGGCGCCACGAAAATCGCGCTCGGCGGCCGCCACGCCTGCGCGCTCGGGCCCGGCGGCCAGGTCGCCTGCTGGGGCGAGGACGAGAGCGGCGAGCTCGGCCGTGTTCGACCGCCGTCGTCCCCCGCCAAACCCCGACCCAGCCCGCGCCCCACGCCGCGCCTCGTCTCCGTCAAGGGGATCGAGGGGGCGATCGCGATCGGGCTCGGCGCCGCGTTTGGTTGCGCGCTGCTCGAAGACGGGGCCGTGCGCTGCTGGGGCGACAATACGGCGGGGCAGCTCGGCGACGGCACGACGGACGCGCGGGCGGAATCGGTGGCCGTCAAAGGCGTGGCCGGCGCGAAGGCGATCGCGCTCGGCGCCGAGCATGGCTGCGCGCGGACGGAGGGCGGGGCGGTGACGTGCTGGGGCAAGAACGATCATGGCCAGCTCGGCGACGGCAGCACCGAGGCGCGACTTCCTCCCGTCCCCGTGCCCGGCCTCGCGGGCGTGCGCGCTCTCTCCGCGGGCGGCGCGCACACGTGCGTGATGCTCGACGGCGGCGCGGTGCGATGCTGGGGCGGAAATGGCGCCGGCGAGGTCGGCGACGGCACGACCACGGATCGGGGCGCCCCCACGCCCGTGACCTGGTGACGATTTTATGACCACCCGCGCCTCTCGCGGACGGCGCGCTCGTATATACTGCCCCCCGGCTCGGAGGTGAGCGACATGAAGCTCTTCGGTGTTTGCTTGAGTTTGCTTGCGATCAGTCTTGCCCTCGGCTGCAGCGCGACGAGTGGCGGCAGTAAATTCGACAATGAGGGTGGAAGCTCGGGCGAAGGAGGCTCGGGCCAGGGCGCGGGGAACCAGGGGGGCAGCGGCGGCGGCTTCATCCCGGGCTCGGGCGGCAGCGGCGGGTTCGGGCCCGGCGACGATTGCAGCGACGCGGCCAAGCTGATTTACGTGCTCTCCGACGCGAACGATCTCTACAGCTTCGATCCGCCGGCGAAGAAGTTCACGAAGATCGGCCAGCTCGGCTGCCAGACCACGATGCAGCCGAACTCGATGGCCGTCGACCGGAACGCGGTCGCGTGGGTGAACTACGTCGAGTCCGACCCGTTCTTGGGGGACGATACGAACGGCGTGATCTACAAGGTGAGCACGAAGGACGCGAGCTGCGACCCGGCGCCCACGGTGAACCTCATCTCGAACTGGTTCCGCCTCGGAATGGGTTTTTCCACGAACGACGGCGGGATGGGCGAGACGCTCTACATCACGGGCACGGGCACGATCGGCGCAGGAGATAGCCCCGGCCTCGGGAAGATCAACCCGCTCTCGTTCGGCGTGGAGACGATCGCGAACTTCTCCCCCAGCACGTTCAAGGGCCAGAGCGCCGAGCTCACGGGCACGGGCGACGGCCGGCTCTTCGGGTATTACACGACGACCCCGGTGCAGGTCGGCCAGATCGACAGGGTGACGGGCGCCGTGACGAACACCAAGGCGATCACGGGCCTGGAGACGCCCTCGGCGTGGGCGTTCTCGTTCTGGGGCGGTTCGTTTTACCTCTATGCCGCCGCGGGCCTCAGCAATTCGAACGTGACGAAATACGACCCCGCGACGAACACCATCGACAATGCGTACATGACCAACATCGGCTTCCGGATCGTCGGGGCGGGCGTCTCCACGTGCGCGCCGCTCGAGCCGCCGAAGTGACATGACGATCGGGCGCGGGGTGCGGGCCTTCGGCGTCACGCAGCGCGGGGTGCGGTTCGAGAACGACGATGCCTTCCGCATCCTGAGCGGGCCTTCCGGCCACGTGTGCGTCGTGGCGGACGGGATGGGCGGACATGGGTCGGGGGACGTCGCCTCCGGCTTCACCGTCTCCCTCACGACCGACCTCCTCGTCGCGCCGGGCGAAGGCCCCGCGCCCGATCGCATTCGCGCGGCCATCGACGCCGCCAACCGAGAGCTCTACCGCCGAAACATCACGAACCGGTGGCTCGGCTGCATGGGCACGACGGTCGCGCTCCTCTATCTCCCGCACGAAGGCCAGATTGCCCACGTCGCGCACGTCGGCGACAGCCGGGTCTACCTCTATCGGGAAGGCGCGCTCCGGCGCCTCACCGAGGACCATACCCTCCGCGGTTACTTGCAGGCGAACCCGGAGGTGCGGGCGAAGCACGGTGACATGAAAGAGGACGAGCTGCCGCTCGACAACATCCTCATGCGCAGCCTTGGGACCACGGAGACCGTGGAGGTCGACCTCACGGAGGTCGAGGTTTGTCCGGGTGATCGGTTTCTCCTTTGCACCGACGGCCTCTGGGAGCAGGTCGGCGAGCCCCGTATCGCGGAACTCCTCCAGGAAGGAGGGGACGACGTGGAGGGGACGTGCCGGAGGCTCCTCTGGGGGACGCAGACCCCGCCAGGAACAAACCGGACGGACGAACGGTTCGGCGCGGACGACGTGGCGCTGATCGTCGCGCGAGGGTGTTGACTTGCGCCCCGTCTCGGACGTAGCGTGCCCCTGGTCTCCTTTCAGGAAAGGATCCGGTCGTGCAACAGAATCCCGGTTATGGTGGTGGCTACGCTGGTGCGCAGGCGGGCGGCGCTTCGTTCCAGGTCTTGACGATCGATGCCGGCTGCGGCGGCACCATCGAGCACAGCAAGATCGCCGATCTGTCGAACCAGATGGCGGCGCAGGGCTTCGTGCTCGACAAGGTGTTCATGGACGTCCGGAGCGCGTTCGGCCCGTTCTGCCCGAAGCGCTGTGCCGTGCTGGTCTTCAAGCGTGGCTGATCGCTCATCCCCGCGTAGGCTCGAGCTCGCGGGGGTGCCTCCGGCTGCGTTCGCGCTGAGCGAACTCGGCCGTTATCCTTCCTTCGCTCATCATCCGACCTGCGGGCGGCACGATCATCACCTCGTCCGCCCGTTTGGCGTGCCCTTGTGCCTGGGCTGTGCCTGCATGTACCCCGGCATCGCGGTCGCGCTCATCGCCCTTTTCTTCGTTTCACCTACGCACGACGTGGCGACCGCTTTCAAGGTCGCCATGGCGGCCCTCGGCTGCGCCGTGCCGACCTTCTTTCAGCCCTTCATCCAGCGCCGCTGGTACAAGATCCCCGCGCGATTCGTCCTCGGCGTGGGCTTTGGCCTCGTCATCGGCGCCGCCTGGCTCCTGCCGAACACCCTTTTGGGTTGGGCCATCCGCGCCGCGCTCGTCGTGACGACCCTCGGCCTCGGCACGGCGGCATTACGCCTCCGCGCCAAACGCCTTGACGACCCGTGCAAGAGCTGCCCCTGGGGCACCTTCCCGGTCTGCGCGCACAACCTGCCGGCGCTGCGTCGCATCCGAGAGCAGCAGGGGCCCGACCCGTTCGTCGACTCGCTCCTCGCGGAGCTCGAGCCCCTCGCGCCCTACCCGCCTCGCCTCGGCGAAACCCCCCCGGTCCCGCGGCCGGGCCAGTTCCAGTTCCACGCCCCGCCGCCGAACCTCTGATCGAAGCGAAGATCAGGTCTCCGTCCACGGATCGGAGCGCTTCGCGATCCACCCGGCGACCTTCGGCCAGATCTGCTTCGGGCCTTTGCTCGACGTCGACAAACCGATGTGACCGACGGGGAAGCGCATGATCTCCTTGTCGGTGGAGCTCACGATCGTGTTCAGGATCTCGCTCGATTTCGGGGGCGCAATCGTGTCGTTGTCGGCGATGATGTTGAGCAGCGGGACCTTGATCGTCGAGAGGTCCACGGTCTGCCCGGCGACCTTCATGCGGCCGTTGCAGAAGTTGTTGTACTGGTAGCAATCCTTGATGTATTGCCGGTAGATCTCGCCGGGGAACTGCACGTTGTCCGAGGCCCAGTGCTCCATGCCGAGGAACGTGGTGACGAAGTCGGGGTCGTCGATCCGGCGGAAGACCTCGAGCCATTTCGTCATGCGCTGGACGGGCGCCATCGACGAGAAGCCCGTCTCCATGAGCTCGATCGGCACGTTGCCGTAGGCGTCGACGAGCGCGTCCACGTCGAAGCGGTTCGGCTTCGTCCATGCGGCGAAGACGCCGCCCTCGTGGAAATCGACCGGCGTCGCCTGCGCCACGAAATTGCGGAGCCCCTGCGGGTGCAGCGCCGCATAAGCGAGCGCCATCGTGCCGCCCATGCAGTAGCCGTACATCGTGAGGTCCTTCGCGCCGCTGAGGCGCAGCGCCCACTTCACGGCGTTCTTGACGAGCACGTTGAGGACGTTGTCCCAGCCCATCCGCCGCTCGGCCGAGCCGGGCGTGCCCCAGTCGATCGCGTAGACGTCGAAGCCCTGGCCGACCATGAATTCGATGAGGCTACGGCCGGGCAGGAAGTCGAGGATGTAATACCGGTTGATGAGCGAGTAGACGAAGAGGATCGGCGTCGCGTGCTTGCGCACGGTGGGCTCGAAGC
Protein-coding sequences here:
- a CDS encoding radical SAM protein, which produces MSTNETALARPEASGMEMALVPLRLGGFSCKAILLEGDDRLTARFEARGSADWVEVTVLPHGAPGPVFRRLARCAVRYRGAIAERTPERREEVSRLVMAVAASIDALLEQSPGKTIAEALGRSRERGRLIFGRDGLRALLSPEIVEGAPAAAGFSLVDVYPSSYLQKSHDGGLELVLDFRRELDARRLLLLVGRRDDMKPAFATTTHFSIKHLALGSADPPGADELRALVAFVLQLRDHEALDVVFPDILSDVAPALLLPSAPEETESSADGEVLNLAIDADCEQSCAFCSIKETAPPEDGGDRVLARLFADLESNRRRGVRAVRINGYDPLAHSRILDVLRRAKDLGYRTAHVFSPCTRLADPAFCDDVVAALPEEKRFHVPLYSVSPDAHDRIVGRRGAHALVSRAIDNLLARVSPESVWLLCVATREGLGELEGVARFASERGLSFYPHMPYPSFESRADRYFSSAPRMTDVAEVMSRALARGARMNVQGVVPCVVFRRMREDGAPPRAWLDAPAERPPLPGTEYRDPRFRHRAGEAEHAAFHASAIPCPHEARCVLASACPGEVLRSYAEIHGLAELSPVSLRELVEAT
- a CDS encoding RCC1 domain-containing protein, which encodes MWARAQNSSLPGALARAAALALVGGLFHASGCGLRVAESPTQPIPCFHAMDCPPSDDPCVVSTCFEQQCAMVAAAQNTVVREQKAGDCRMQVCDGNGHVMEIDDEVDVPADDGNECTMALCKEGAGVHEPGPIGESCGENGVCNGKGACGACLPEAERCEGNAVATCSAEGAWEKAACPEGRPICAGKACVGIRQIAAGGAHTCALFEDGSARCFGAAGVRRGAYGAPPVPGVVGAVELALGGAHACARRADGTALCWGHNAFGQIGDGTTEGPRPPTQVLGLAGATAIAAGAAHTCAIVGGGKVVCWGRGDRGQLGAKPPGPAGKPPASEVPSPLPASPGGGAPSAVAGLFGATKIALGGRHACALGPGGQVACWGEDESGELGRVRPPSSPAKPRPSPRPTPRLVSVKGIEGAIAIGLGAAFGCALLEDGAVRCWGDNTAGQLGDGTTDARAESVAVKGVAGAKAIALGAEHGCARTEGGAVTCWGKNDHGQLGDGSTEARLPPVPVPGLAGVRALSAGGAHTCVMLDGGAVRCWGGNGAGEVGDGTTTDRGAPTPVTW
- a CDS encoding PP2C family protein-serine/threonine phosphatase, which codes for MTIGRGVRAFGVTQRGVRFENDDAFRILSGPSGHVCVVADGMGGHGSGDVASGFTVSLTTDLLVAPGEGPAPDRIRAAIDAANRELYRRNITNRWLGCMGTTVALLYLPHEGQIAHVAHVGDSRVYLYREGALRRLTEDHTLRGYLQANPEVRAKHGDMKEDELPLDNILMRSLGTTETVEVDLTEVEVCPGDRFLLCTDGLWEQVGEPRIAELLQEGGDDVEGTCRRLLWGTQTPPGTNRTDERFGADDVALIVARGC
- a CDS encoding alpha/beta fold hydrolase, whose protein sequence is MTTQSTTQRLRAFVEGQIELSREILHAAQKGSMSPYHYVKPFILRAADVGEPPLAPTPHKVVYTNGKMRLLRFEPTVRKHATPILFVYSLINRYYILDFLPGRSLIEFMVGQGFDVYAIDWGTPGSAERRMGWDNVLNVLVKNAVKWALRLSGAKDLTMYGYCMGGTMALAYAALHPQGLRNFVAQATPVDFHEGGVFAAWTKPNRFDVDALVDAYGNVPIELMETGFSSMAPVQRMTKWLEVFRRIDDPDFVTTFLGMEHWASDNVQFPGEIYRQYIKDCYQYNNFCNGRMKVAGQTVDLSTIKVPLLNIIADNDTIAPPKSSEILNTIVSSTDKEIMRFPVGHIGLSTSSKGPKQIWPKVAGWIAKRSDPWTET